CGGATTAGCTATTGTTTCTGTAATGCTTCCCGATGAAACATCTTCTATTTTTATAACATCACCTTTTACATTTAATAGTGCGACTTGTAAATGCTCTTGATTTTCATATTGAAGATTTGGCTTTACAATTTCAACGATTGTTTCTGGCCCTGTAATAACCTTGGGCTTTTCCCGTTTAATTAAACGGGAAAAGTCACTTGAGGCCTGAAATGCTTTAAGGCGCTCTTTTTGTTCAGGCAAGAGCTCTAAGGCTTCTGTGTGCTTAAAGAGGTAATATAAAGAATTTTCATTAACCATCTTAGTCAACTTATCTTTTTCAATGCCCGTAAGTAAAGCAATATTTGATAAATGCTCGTCTATCAATTTTTCTTTCAGCTTAGGACTTATATTAACGATCATTTCTTTCATCATCATCCTCCTCGTAATACTCTGAAAGATATGCATTGACTTCGTCTGCAAGCTCGTTATAAGCTGCAATAAACTCTTTGGACTCTTCCATTATCTCAAGGGCTAAGCCTAACTGGCTGGTTCGATAAGTCAGCTTTAAAAAACCTGCTTTTTCTTTATCTAGTCCTAGCAATTCCCCATGTTTCATGGTGTACTTGTATCCATGTTTAGATACAACCGTCAAGGCTTTTTCCCGATTTACCCCAAACTCTTTTTCTAAAAAAT
The genomic region above belongs to Aminipila butyrica and contains:
- a CDS encoding JAB domain-containing protein; amino-acid sequence: MKEMIVNISPKLKEKLIDEHLSNIALLTGIEKDKLTKMVNENSLYYLFKHTEALELLPEQKERLKAFQASSDFSRLIKREKPKVITGPETIVEIVKPNLQYENQEHLQVALLNVKGDVIKIEDVSSGSITETIANPKDIFQKAIQNSAPSIILIHNHPSGNPTPSLEDKNFTRRCVEAGNLLDIKVLDHIIIGDKGYHSMNAEGTVDFDVQVKKSKTILENKLKNFDINKLRKQSENRPLQR